The sequence ACGGGCGATTTTGAAGGGGGCAAAAAGACCCTTGCAACCGCGCAAGATTCGGTTCAAAAGAGCGCATTAGAATTAGAACGTGTCCTACATGGTCACTGGTCTTCACTGAACAAAGGGTAATGAAACATGGCGATTAAAACCTCAGATCTCAACGCAAAGCTGTTCGGTAAAGCAAATAAACGCCGTGCAACTACGCCACAAGAAGCACAAGCTGCCGCTAAAGAGCAGGCTCAAGTGATTGAGCTTTCGGTTGCAGGAGAAGAGCTGATTTCCTTTGAGCTGATTCGTATTCCAGCGACAGAGGTAGAGGCTCAAACAGTGGTATTTTCTGAAAATGCACGTGAGCAATCTTTCTTAAACGAGCATGCGCTTTCGGATGTATTGACGACACTGCGTGAACGCGGGCAGCAATACCCTGCTGTAGGTCGTCGAAATGCACAAGGCCTGATTGAAGTTCTTGATGGCAGCCGTCGACGCATGTCGTGTATCTTGGCTGAAAAAGAGTTCCTTGTTTATGTTGCTGAAGGCATTAATGAGCAGCATGCTAAGTTTCTGTCAGACGTAGCAAACGCACACAAACCGCTCTCTTTGTATGAGAAAGGTAAAGAGATGCAAGCGAAGCTTGATAGTGGGGAAGCAGAAGACCAGAAAGCTTTGGCCAAAATCTTTCAATGCAGCGAGGCTTTAGTGAGTGGTGCACTGAAGGCGGCTGATTTACCACTAGAGCTGTTACAGGCGTATCCAAACGTTGCTGAGCTTGGTCGCCCGACCATTGTTAAACTGCATAAACAGTTCAATGAAATGGGCAGCGATCAGCAGAGTCAACTATTGGCAAAATGCCATTCTGATGGCCAACAAGTATGGCAGCGCAGCGAAGCGCAAGGGGTTGCTCGCCTAACAAAAGAGGTGTCAGAAACCATCGAAAACTGGATTTCTGAGCTAAATCCAACACAAAAACCGGCCACGAAGAAAGTCGATTTAGTGAAGGGTAAGGTATCCTACTCGCGCAAAGGCAATGCCGTTTCTTTGAACATGAAGAAAGTCGACGAAGAGACACTGAACGAAATTCTCGCATTCATCGAAAGTAAATTTTAGTTCAACGCTATTCATTCGTTATAAAGCCGCATTCGCGGCTTTTTTTGTGTTCGGCTTGAGGTAAACTTCAGTTAGGTTTACTCAAAGTCCCATAAACATGTCACAGTCTATCTCACAGATTCAGGCCATCATCTCACAGCTACAAGGCACTAATCATCGTCGCGGCTTTTATTTGCAAGCGGATTACGTCGGTGTTGATGCTTTTGTTCAATCTTGTATTGCACAGTACAACGACCCGAATGTTGCCTACTTAGGCGGTAAAGTTTCACAGAACGCACCGTGTATTCCGTATAAAAAAGGCGAGCAACTGCTTGGACAAGAGCTCGATGTTTTAGTGGTAGACATGGTGGATGGTTTTGATGCTAATAGTTTTACTGCAGCGCTAGGTGCCATTGTAGGGGGCGGTGTTCTCATCGTGAAACCTTGGAAACCCGATCCTAATAACTTTGCTGATGTTTGGTTAGAGCGCTGCCTTCATAAACTTGTTTTAGTCAGTCATTCTAATTTTGATAGTGAGTTTTGCGAGCACACGCCTCAGACCAAGGCTTTGCCTGCACCTTTCAACGAGCAGCAAAGCGCAGTGCAGGCAATTGTGAAGGTTAGTGAGGGGCACAGAAAGCGTCCGTTAGTTCTCACCGCAGATAGAGGGCGCGGAAAGAGTAGTGCGTTAGGTATTGCAGCAGCAGAACTGATGTCTAAACGCTGTATCAATATAGCGGTGACAGCGCCTTTGCAAAAGTCAGTACAACCCGTTTTCCAACATGCCGAAAGAGTTCTCGAAAGAGTTCTCGGTAGAGTTCTCAATGCAGCTTGTCATGCAAAGGGCGAACTGCATTTTGAAGCTTCGAGTTTGAAGTTTATTGCCCCTGATGAGTTACTTAGAACGCAAGAGTCATTTGATCTGGTTTTAGTTGATGAAGCTGCTGCGATTCCACTTCCATTGCTACAAACGATGGCCTCTAAGTTTCATCGAATCGTGTTTTCAAGCACAGTACATGGTTATGAAGGTTCTGGCCGAGGCTTCACGCTTAAGTTTCTTGCTTGGCTTCGAGAGTATCGCTCTGGCATGCGAGAGATACACCTAACTCAGCCCATCCGTTGGGCAAAGCAAGACCCGCTCGAGGCGTGGGTGTTTGATAGTTTCTTGTTGGATGCTGAGCTTGATCGTGTCGAGCTCGATAACCATCGACAAGATATGCGACTGGTTAAACACCATAAGTCGGATTTGATTGCTGACAGTCAGCGATTGAAAGAAGCCTTTGCTCTGCTCGTTAGTGCTCATTACCAGACATCACCCAATGACCTGTTTGGTCTGTTGTCTGATAGCAATACCCATCTCTATTCACTCGTTTCCGGAAAACAAATTGTAGGTTGTATGCTCACCGTCGAAGAGGGGAGGCTATCCGAAACTTTGATCAGCGATATCGCCCTCGGCAAGCGACGACCAAAAGGGCAGTTGGTCGTGTCATCACTCATTAATCACTTGGGCGTCTCAAATGCAGCGACGCATCGCAGCGAGCGAATTATGCGTATAGCGGTTCATCCAGATTGGCAGGGAAATGGTTTCGGAGGGGTAATGCTTGATAAATTGAGTAGGGTAACGGATGCGAGTTTCATCTCTACCAGTTTTGGCATGACGCCTGAGTTAGTCACATTTTGGCTGCAGAATGGCTTCACTCCCGTTAAGTTAGGTTCGCAGCGTGACTCATCAAGTGGCAGCTATTCTCTGATAATGGTCAAAGAGTTAGTGGGTTGTGAAGTCGTCACGAATAGTTTCGCTCGACATCTTCCACATTGGTTAATCGATAAAGGTGAGTTGTTATCTCCGCAATTGGTTCGAGTATTACTCCCTGGTACGTCAGATTCTCTGTCTACAACCGATCTCAATCTGCTCGAACGGTTTACGCTCGGCGGTTCAAATGTTGAGTCGACGTCGTTCCTGATTCACGATTTGATTTTTTCTCTTTCTCAAAGCCAACTCAAGTCTTGCTCTGACTTCCTGTTGTCGTTTGTTTTATGTCGAATGTCTGTCGAACAGTGTTGCAACCATTATGCGCTGACGGGCCGTAAGCAACTTGAAAATAGGCTTCGAGTTGATGTCGCTACGATATTAGAGTCTCTTTAGTTACCCCTCTATTTACAGTGTAAATGTTGCGTTTACACTGTAAACTCTCGATGAATTCAAATTCATGCTTATCCTTTCATTCCCACTTAATTCTTGAGTGGTCTCGTATATCGCTTTTACAGTGTAAATTTACGACTGACCGAACATCGTTCTATACTCCCTGTGTTTCTATCGCGTGACGTAGTGCTGACTTTTCAATTAGTGATATGTATATCAAATCAATAAATGATTAATATCTAAGTACTAATTATATGGACTATGCTCGGATGTATGTGGACAGAATATCTCAGTTGGACTAGTGATAAATCTCAAGTCGTGGCTAAACTCCCTGATGACTCTATGGGAGTGCCTGCTAGCTTCAGCCAGCAGGGGCTTGACGATGCCCTTAGTGGGATTAACGCAAACACGCTGTATGTTGACGAGACAGGCGTGCAAAGCTTCATAAATTTCGCTAAGGAAGACAAGAAAGAGGCCCGAGCTGGTATCACTGTTGCGCGCCGTATAGATGCAGCGTTGGAAGTCTCAATCACTCAAGATGCTCAGGTTGCGAGCTTGGTGTGTACAGGCGCTTTTGGTGGTGAGCCTTTAAACCCACAAAAGATGATAGAGGTGATTCAATCTGCCGGTATCAAAAAGGGCATCAACAAGATCGCACTTAAAAAGTTACTGTTAAAGAGCGCGCAACTAAAACCCGGAGAGGTAGTCACCCAACCCATTGCTCAAGGAAGGCTACCTATCAATGGTAAAGATGCCAAGTTTACTTCTTTACTCAACACAGCCAAAACAGAAAAAGCAGCAAACGATGCTCTTGGCAAAATTGATATGCATGACCGAGGAGCTACCTTAACCGTTGAAGTTGGCCAGCCTTTAATGAAGAGAGAGCCCGCAACACCTGGGAGGCCGGGTATAACTGTACTGGGTGAAATCATTCAACCAAAACCAGGCAAGAATACTGAGCTTAAAGCGAGTAAAGGCTCTCAACTTAGTAAAAGTCATCCAGACATACTGGTGGCTAGTCAGGCGGGCTTACCCTTGGTAAGAGAGTCTTCTGTCGAAGTTGATGATGTCATGAAGCTAGCAGCCATTGGTGTTGAGTCTGGGCACGTTGAGTTTAATGGCAGCGTGATCGTCTCAGGCAATATAGAGTCGGACATGCGAGTAAAGGTGACAGGCAACCTCATTGTTGGTGGCTTTGTTGAGTCGGCAATTATTGATGCTGGAGGCGATGTCACCATTGGCAAAGGAATCATTGGACACAACGTATCAGAGGGTGAGGCGAAAAGTTGTAGTATCACCAGTGGTGGTTCAATTCATGCTCACTACGTACAGTTCAGCGATGTCACAGCCAAGCAAGATATCAGGTTACAGATTCATTGTTTGAACAGCGATATTGTTACAGGCAACGATTTGGTTGTGGTTGATAGAACTGAGCGCCAGGGTACCGTTGGGGGCGGTGCTCTTGATATTGGGAACAAACTTGTGTGCGTTAATTTGGGTGTAGAGGGCAACACACCCACTCTAGTGAAAGCATTCAATAATTACCATCAGCAAAAAGAGCGAACCGAGTCGCTTAAAGAGGAATACAAACGCGCGCAAGAAAAAACAATGGAGGTTATTCGCAAAGAGATGGCTTTCAAGAAGATACCTAAAGCTGAGCGCACAGAAGATGAAAGTAAGGCACTTGAGCAGTTCAAGCTTGAAGTGGATAACAACTTAGTGGCAACGAAAAATGCGCTGGAGCTACACGTTTTGGAGTTTGAAGATAAGCTTGAAAATAATACCGTAGAAGTGAAATCTAAAGTTTATCCTTACGTCACAATACAGTTTGGTGATGAAAGAGTGACAACGTCGAAAGAGCATGGAGCGAGCATTTTCAGTTTTGACCAGTACCAGATAAAGCGTCGCTCTTTGTTTAGCGATGAAATTTGATGGATGACCTTGGTCTAAACTAAAAAACGCCCTAATGGGCGTTTTTTGTTGCGTAAAGAAAATTAATTCTTATTGTTGCTGACGCCTTTAGCGCAGTCTTTCCAGTATTGAATACGAATGCGATGTAGCTGAGCACGTCTCATTTTCTTCATTGCTTCCTCCTGAAACGGGTGATGCCCATACTTTCTATTGAGCATCGAATTTATTTACACTTCGAATTTAATCGTAATTACAGGGATTGTCCGCGATTTAGCTCACGGTTTTGTCATGCATGCTTCGTTTACTTGGCTAAAGCACACACTCTACACCTTCATTAGCTATCTATAATTGCTCGCCATTTTGACGCTTATGTGACAGATTAGAGAAACCTATATTAAGCCGCGCGACCCGCGCCAATATCAGCGGTAACTCAGAGACTTGTTAATGAGTGACTGACTTCTCTATATAGACTAACGATATTGTGATTAGTTCCTGCTCGGGCAGTAATCGACTGATGTCGCTGGTTGTATGTGTGGCTTAGGGGCGTTGTTGTATTCTTATGATAAGAATCAGGGAACGTGTATTGATGATATTCGTTGGAAATAGAATGAACACAAAAACCGTTGTTGCTATTGCTTTTTCAGGCTCGCTTGTAGGGTGCAGTGTCAGCCTTGAATATGACAAGTCGATTGGAGAGCAAAACTCTCAAGTCGTTGCTGCGCAAATGGGCCTTTATCAAAAACACCAGCTAGATTCGTATGTCGATAACGTAGGGCAGAAGCTTGTCGCTCATTTAGACGAACCAGAATTTACGTTTTCATTTCATATCGTTGATGATACCACCCCCAATGCTTTTGCTCTGCCCGGAGGTTATATCTACATCTCTCGTGGCTTACTCGCACTGATGAACAATGAGGATGAGCTGGCATGTGTCTTGGCCCACGAAATCATCCATGTTACTGAGCGTCATTCAGTACAACAGATGAAGCGCAGCATCCTGCCAAGTTTGAGCCAAGTACCAGGCAATATCGTGGGCAGTGTGATTAGCGAGGACCTTGGCGCTCTGATCAACGCTCCAATCGCGATCAGTAGCGGCTTGTTTATGGCAAGTTACAGTCGCGGACACGAAACGCAATCTGACGAGCTTGGCGTAAAACTGGCGGTCAAAGCAGGCTATAACCCGTATTCGATGGGGCTAATATTAACTCGTCTCAACACGGCAGTTGAATTTACAACTCAGCAAGAAACACAAAAAAGTTATTTTGATAGCCACCCATACACGCCAGAACGTGTGGAGCATGTCAATCTGTGGGCTGCTCAATTTACGAATCAATACGCACCTGCTACTGACGATAGATTTGTTAGGCGTCTTAATGGATTGCTCATTGGCAACAATCCAGATAAAGGTGTATTTGTCGGAGATGATTTCTTGCATCCTCTGCTTGGTTTTAGCATGCAATTTCCTAGCGAGTGGCAGAAGGTCAATCTGCCAAATGTGGTAGCAGCAGGGAATGAGTCCCAGACAGGAATGATTGCTTTAACGCGTGTGAGTGCAGATTACAATGCCGAACAGATGTCTCAACAGTTTTCGAGCTATATGCAGCAGCACTTTGATTACAAGGTCGATATCTCACAGTATGAGAATGAGTGGGGAAGTGACACATATCATGCGCAGATACGAGACAGTAAAGGTGGGAAGCCTGTTTATTTAGATCAGTATTGGCTCGATGTTGAAGATGCGACTTATCAGCTTATGAGCGTGACATCAGCGGATACGGTTGTTCTTGCTAGCGAGAGCGCTTTCAGCTTCAAACCCATTTCTCAGCAGCAGCGCGATGCTATTTACCAGCGAGAGCTGAAAGTGGTGACCGTACAAAAAGGCGAGGATGTGGCCAAATTGCTTGAGCGTTCAAATTCCCCCATGAGAAACCGAGGCGTGGAAATATTAAACGGGCTGGAATCCGCTAATGATCTTTCAGAAGGGGATGCGCTTAAAGTGATCGTTAAAGCGCCGTATACTTCAAACCAATAATGCTTATTTACACTGTAAAAAGGGCCCTTGCTATGATTAAACTTCGAGAAGTTTTAACCTAGCAAAGGCCCTTTAACTTTTAGTCACTCATTGCATTGATTTGAATTAGTCGTTACTTTTTTCCAGTTCCTCATCGGTACCAATGAAGCCACCTGTTTGGTGAGCCCAGAGGTGCGCATAAATACCGCCATGCGCGAGCAGCTCCTGATGCGAACCCTGCTCAACAATCTCTCCTTTGTCGAGAACAATCAAACGATCCATAGCTGCAATTGTTGAGAGACGGTGAGCAATAGCAATCACGGTTTTTCCAATCATCAGCTCATCAAGACTCTCTTGAATTGCCGCTTCGACTTCAGAGTCGAGTGCCGATGTCGCTTCATCAAGCACCAAAATTGGGGCGTTTTTTAAAAGCACACGCGAGATCGCGATACGCTGACGCTGACCACCAGACAATTTTACCCCCCGTTCACCGACTTGTGCATCGTAGCCTACGTTGCCGAATGGGTCTGTCAGGGTTTGAATAAATTCATCGGCATGCGCTTGTGTCGTTGCTTTGAGAAGATCCTCTTCGGTAGCATTTGGGTTGCTGTATAGAATGTTGTCTCTGATTGAGCGATGCAAAAGAGAGGTATCCTGCGTCACCATACCGATGTTTGCTCGCAATGAATCCTGTGTTACGTCAGAGATGACTTGGCCATCGATCTTGATTTGACCAGCCTCGACATCGTGGAAGCGTAGTAATAGATTAACCAGCGTAGACTTGCCCGCACCAGAGCGTCCCACCAGCCCGACTTTTTCTCCTGGCTTGATATTCAGATTAAGGTGATTAATGACGCCCTTATTCTCACCATAATGAAAGCTGACGTTCTCAAAGTTTATCGCTCCTTTTTCCACGTTAAGTGGCAGTGCCTTTGGCGTGTCTTGAATTGAGATCGGCTTAGACAAGGTTTTCATGCCATCCACTACTGTGCCCATATTTTCAAACAGTGAGCTTACCTCCCACATGATCCACTTGGACATGCCGTTAATTCGAA comes from Vibrio astriarenae and encodes:
- a CDS encoding ParB/RepB/Spo0J family partition protein, coding for MAIKTSDLNAKLFGKANKRRATTPQEAQAAAKEQAQVIELSVAGEELISFELIRIPATEVEAQTVVFSENAREQSFLNEHALSDVLTTLRERGQQYPAVGRRNAQGLIEVLDGSRRRMSCILAEKEFLVYVAEGINEQHAKFLSDVANAHKPLSLYEKGKEMQAKLDSGEAEDQKALAKIFQCSEALVSGALKAADLPLELLQAYPNVAELGRPTIVKLHKQFNEMGSDQQSQLLAKCHSDGQQVWQRSEAQGVARLTKEVSETIENWISELNPTQKPATKKVDLVKGKVSYSRKGNAVSLNMKKVDEETLNEILAFIESKF
- a CDS encoding tRNA(Met) cytidine acetyltransferase TmcA, whose protein sequence is MSQSISQIQAIISQLQGTNHRRGFYLQADYVGVDAFVQSCIAQYNDPNVAYLGGKVSQNAPCIPYKKGEQLLGQELDVLVVDMVDGFDANSFTAALGAIVGGGVLIVKPWKPDPNNFADVWLERCLHKLVLVSHSNFDSEFCEHTPQTKALPAPFNEQQSAVQAIVKVSEGHRKRPLVLTADRGRGKSSALGIAAAELMSKRCINIAVTAPLQKSVQPVFQHAERVLERVLGRVLNAACHAKGELHFEASSLKFIAPDELLRTQESFDLVLVDEAAAIPLPLLQTMASKFHRIVFSSTVHGYEGSGRGFTLKFLAWLREYRSGMREIHLTQPIRWAKQDPLEAWVFDSFLLDAELDRVELDNHRQDMRLVKHHKSDLIADSQRLKEAFALLVSAHYQTSPNDLFGLLSDSNTHLYSLVSGKQIVGCMLTVEEGRLSETLISDIALGKRRPKGQLVVSSLINHLGVSNAATHRSERIMRIAVHPDWQGNGFGGVMLDKLSRVTDASFISTSFGMTPELVTFWLQNGFTPVKLGSQRDSSSGSYSLIMVKELVGCEVVTNSFARHLPHWLIDKGELLSPQLVRVLLPGTSDSLSTTDLNLLERFTLGGSNVESTSFLIHDLIFSLSQSQLKSCSDFLLSFVLCRMSVEQCCNHYALTGRKQLENRLRVDVATILESL
- a CDS encoding DUF342 domain-containing protein, with the protein product MWTEYLSWTSDKSQVVAKLPDDSMGVPASFSQQGLDDALSGINANTLYVDETGVQSFINFAKEDKKEARAGITVARRIDAALEVSITQDAQVASLVCTGAFGGEPLNPQKMIEVIQSAGIKKGINKIALKKLLLKSAQLKPGEVVTQPIAQGRLPINGKDAKFTSLLNTAKTEKAANDALGKIDMHDRGATLTVEVGQPLMKREPATPGRPGITVLGEIIQPKPGKNTELKASKGSQLSKSHPDILVASQAGLPLVRESSVEVDDVMKLAAIGVESGHVEFNGSVIVSGNIESDMRVKVTGNLIVGGFVESAIIDAGGDVTIGKGIIGHNVSEGEAKSCSITSGGSIHAHYVQFSDVTAKQDIRLQIHCLNSDIVTGNDLVVVDRTERQGTVGGGALDIGNKLVCVNLGVEGNTPTLVKAFNNYHQQKERTESLKEEYKRAQEKTMEVIRKEMAFKKIPKAERTEDESKALEQFKLEVDNNLVATKNALELHVLEFEDKLENNTVEVKSKVYPYVTIQFGDERVTTSKEHGASIFSFDQYQIKRRSLFSDEI
- a CDS encoding M48 family metalloprotease, translating into MNTKTVVAIAFSGSLVGCSVSLEYDKSIGEQNSQVVAAQMGLYQKHQLDSYVDNVGQKLVAHLDEPEFTFSFHIVDDTTPNAFALPGGYIYISRGLLALMNNEDELACVLAHEIIHVTERHSVQQMKRSILPSLSQVPGNIVGSVISEDLGALINAPIAISSGLFMASYSRGHETQSDELGVKLAVKAGYNPYSMGLILTRLNTAVEFTTQQETQKSYFDSHPYTPERVEHVNLWAAQFTNQYAPATDDRFVRRLNGLLIGNNPDKGVFVGDDFLHPLLGFSMQFPSEWQKVNLPNVVAAGNESQTGMIALTRVSADYNAEQMSQQFSSYMQQHFDYKVDISQYENEWGSDTYHAQIRDSKGGKPVYLDQYWLDVEDATYQLMSVTSADTVVLASESAFSFKPISQQQRDAIYQRELKVVTVQKGEDVAKLLERSNSPMRNRGVEILNGLESANDLSEGDALKVIVKAPYTSNQ
- a CDS encoding ABC transporter ATP-binding protein, producing MFNRFEGFTKPFPDKSPQPPPSGIFAFCRHYTRGFEIPLLVMSLMSLIVAVVEVSLFGAMGNLVDWLSNSDPATFWQDNQSQLLGYAFLLLIVMPILMIIYSLLVHQTLLGNYPMSIRWLAHRYLLKQSVTFYQDDFAGRVATKVMQTSLAVRETVMKTMDVFVYVSVYFTSIVVLLAQADIRLMIPMLLWLASYISIQLYYVPKLKRVASDQADARSTMTGRIVDSYTNIATVKLFSHTDRETEYAKHGMQGFLKTVYRQMRLVTQFDVLVEITNYLLVFSIGAISIYLWTHNAISVGSIAIAIALALRINGMSKWIMWEVSSLFENMGTVVDGMKTLSKPISIQDTPKALPLNVEKGAINFENVSFHYGENKGVINHLNLNIKPGEKVGLVGRSGAGKSTLVNLLLRFHDVEAGQIKIDGQVISDVTQDSLRANIGMVTQDTSLLHRSIRDNILYSNPNATEEDLLKATTQAHADEFIQTLTDPFGNVGYDAQVGERGVKLSGGQRQRIAISRVLLKNAPILVLDEATSALDSEVEAAIQESLDELMIGKTVIAIAHRLSTIAAMDRLIVLDKGEIVEQGSHQELLAHGGIYAHLWAHQTGGFIGTDEELEKSND